Below is a window of Bradyrhizobium sp. SZCCHNS1050 DNA.
CTGCCGGAGGTGATTGGCGTCCCCGTCGGTACGGTGCTCCTTGAGGATTTCGACAAGGCGGATTGCTTCTTCTTCTTCGGCCAGAACACGACCACCAACTCGCCGCGCATGCTGCATCCGTTGCAGAAGGCGGCACAACGCGGCGTGCCCATCATCACGTTCAATCCGCTGCGGGAGCGTGGGCTGGAGCGCTTCACCAATCCGCAAAATCCCATTCAAATGGTGCTGACGGGAGGAACGCGGATCAGCACGCAGTATCATCAGCTGCGCATGGGCGGCGATGGTGCGGCACTACTCGGATTGTGCAAGGCCGTGATCGAGGCGGATGATGCCGCGGTCGCGACCAAGAGCCCGCCCGTGCTCGATGTCGCCTTCATCGAGCGGCACACGTCCGGCTTCGAAGCTTTCGCAACCTGCTGCCGGCAGGCGTCGTGGAGCGATATCGAACGCTCCTCCGGCCTCACGCGCGGCGCCATTCTGGAGGCTGCCAAGGTCTACGCAGGCTCGCACGCCGTGATCGCCAATTATGGGATGGGAATAACCCAGCATCGGCATGGCGTCGAAACCGCGAAGATGATTGTCAACCTGCTGCTGTTACGCGGCAACATCGGAAAGCCGGGGGCCGGCATCTCGCCGGTTCGTGGCCATTCCAACGTTCAGGGGCAACGCACCGTCGGCATCTCCGAGAAGACCAAGTTGGTGCCGCTCGACAAGCTTGCCGAGCTCTATTCGTTCGAGCCGCCGCGTTGGGACGGTCTCAGCACGGTCGATGCCTGCCAAGGCATCATCAAGGGGGACGTCAAGGGCTTCGTCAGTCTCGGCGGTAACTTCCTGCGCGCCGTCCCTGAACGCTCGCTGATGGAGCCGGCGTGGTCGAAGCTGCGGCTGTCGGTGCAGATCGCAACCAAGCTCAATCGCAGCCACATCGTCCCAGGCGAGGTGACCTATCTGCTGCCGTGCCTCGGCCGCATCGAAATCGACCGGCAGGCAGGCGGAGATCAGGCGGTCTCGATGGAGGACTCCACCACCTGCATTCACGGCTCGCGCGGGCAGCGCCAACCCGTCGCAGAGACCCTGTTGTCGGAACCAGCCATTGTCGCCGGTCTCGCCAAGGCCACCCTGAAGCCAAATCCGCGCGTCGATTGGGATGCCTGGGTGGGCGACTACGCGCGCGTCAGAGACGCGATCGAGCGGACCTATCCCGAGCAGTTCAAAGACTTCAACAAGCGCCTGTTTGAGCCCGGCGGCTTTCCGCGGCCGCTTGGTGCCCGCGAACGCAAATGGAAGACGCCGACCGGCAAGGCGAACTTCACCGTGCCCAAGGCGGCGCTCAATCCGCCGGAGGAAGGCAATGGCGTTTACCAGCTGATGACCTTGCGCGCCGACGGCCAGTTCAACACCACCATCTACAACGAGGACGACCGGTTTCGCGGCGTCACCGGTGGCCGTCAGATCGTCTTCATGAACGCGAGCGACATGGCTGATCTGGGCATCAAGCAGGGCGAGCCGGTTCGGCTCTCGACCGAGGCCGATGACGGCGTGGAGCGCTCGCTGGGCGGGCTCCAGGCAGTGGCGTTCGACATTCCGCGCTACAGCGTTGCGGCCTACTACCCCGAATGCAACGGATTGATTCCGCTATGGCACTACGCGGAAGGGAGCAAGGTGCCCGCCGCCAAGTCGATCCCGGTCCGGATCTCGCGCGACATGGCCTGAGCTATCCGGAGCGGTCAGCCAGCAGCCCGTTGTCGTGCGTCGCCCGGCGCCGCCGTTGCGCAAGGGCTCGTGATCTCCGGCGGGGTCGCGCCGGGGCGGAGCGGGACGACCAGCCGGCACACCAATCCCTCGGGACGCCAGTCGAACGAGGCGCGCCCACCGAGCTGGCTTTCCACACTGGCCATCAGGCTGCGCGTGCCGAAGCCGCGCGAGGTCGGCGCGCGCACCAAGGGACCGCCGGTTTCAATCCAGATCAGATCCAGGCGCTCATCCTCGATGCTCCATTTGACCGAGAGATGCCCGGAGCGGACCGACAGCGCGCCGTATTTGGCCGAGTTTGTCACCAGCTCGTGCAGCGCCAGCGCCAGCGTCTGCGCGGTCGCAGGCTCAAGCTGCAGATCGACGCCGTCAAAGGCGACTTGGCCGCCGGTTGCATAGGGCGCGAGCTCTTCGGCCACCAACCTACCTATTTTCGCACCTTCCCAGCTTGATAGCGAGAGGATGGTGTGAACGCGGGCCAGTGCGCTGATGCGCCCCTCTACCGCGTTGACATAGGTCTTCACGCTGTCGGCTTTGGTCAGGCGAACGATCGACTGAGCCAAGGTCAGCGCATTCTTGGCACGATGATCGACCTCGCGGGTCAGCAGGTTCTGGCGTTCCTCGGCGCGCTTGCGCTCGGTGATGTCGATCGTGACCCCGCTGACGCGGACCACGCGGCCGGTCCTGTCGGTGGTCGCCGCGGCCGTTCCCACGCACCACCGCTCTTCGCCATCGGGCCGGTGGATCCGGAACTCAGCCTCATACGACGTCGCGCCACGGCTGAATTCCGCGACCACCTGGCGGGCGCGCTCGGCATCCTCCCGGTGCAGCAGCGCCATGATGTTCACGGTGTTCAGCTCGAAGTTCTGCGGCGTGACGCCGAAGATGCGGTACTGCCCCTCGTCCCACATCCAGTCGCCATTGACACCGTCCCAGTCCCACGAGCCCATCCTGCCGGCCGCGATCGCCATGCTCCGACGCTGCTCGCTCTCGACGAGCTTTGCTGTCGATCGCTCAAGCTCGGCGGTGCGGGCCCGTACCCGGTCCTCCAGCTCAAGGTTCAGATGTTCCAGCTCGCGTGTCTTGCGATAGAGCTCGGCAAAAACCTTGATTTTGGCGCGCAGCACCTCCGGCACGACAGGAACCGGCACGTAGTCGACGGCGCCCATCTCATAGCCACGAAGGCGATCGAAGTCGCTCACCTGGATGGCGGAGATAAAGATGATCGCAATCTTCTGGAACCTCGGATGCTCACGGATCATTTGCGCCAGCTCGAAGCCGTCGAGCTCAGGCATGCAGACGTCGACGAGAATCACCGCGATCTCATTCTTCAGCAGAATTTCGAGCGCCTCGCGACCAGACGTGGCGACTACGAGGTTTTCGCCGAGTTCCTTCAGGATGACCTCGTAGGCCAGCAGCTTCGCCGGCTGATCGTCGACCAAGAGGATGTTGACCTTCGCATGTTCCATCATGATGAGCCGTTCAGCGGTGCAGCCACATGCGGATCGCAAGAAGCAGCTGCTCGGTATTGACGGGTTTTGCCAGATAATCGGAGGCGCCAGCTTCGAGACACTTTTCGCGGTCTCCCTTCATGGCTTTCGCGGTCAACGCGATGATGGGGAGCCGGACGAAGGCGGGGTTTTGCCTAATGACGCCGATCGTCTGATAACCATCCATCTGCGGCATCATGATGTCCATGAGGACGATCGCGATCGCGGGATTGCTCTGCACGAGGTCGATCGCTTCGCTGCCGGTGGTGGCCGTCAGCACTTTCATGCCGCGGCGTTCCAGCACACTGGAGAGAGCAAAGATGTTGCGGGCGTCGTCGTCGACCAGCAGCACCGTCTTGCCGATCAGATCCTCGTCGGAACTGTTCAGCTTCTCGAGCATGCGCTGCTTCTCGAGCGGCAGTTCCGTGATCACGCGGTGAAGGAACAACGACGTCTCGTCGAGCAGCCGCTCCGGCGATTCCACGCCCTTGACGACGATGCTCCGCGCCATCGTATGCAGTTCCGCATCCTCTTCGGCCGACAATTCCCGCCCGGTGAAGACGACCACCGGGACGCTCGACAAGAACTCGTCGGAGCGCAATTGATCGAGCACGTCGAACCCGCTCATGTCGGGCAGCCGCAGATCGAGAACCACGCAGTCGCACGGGGCGCTGCGCAGCGTCTCGAGCGCCGCAGCTCCCGTATCCGCCGCGATGATCTCGATGTCGTCGTGATCCAACAGCTGGCGGATGCTGAGCTGCTCGGCCGCGTTGTCCTCCACGATCAGCAGCCGCTTGCGTCGCGGCTTCGCGTATTCCTTGATCTGCGACAGGGCCGCGCTGACGCCTTCCGTTGTCGTGGGCTTGCTGACGAAGGAGAAGGCCCCCCGCGCCAAAGCGTGCTGGCGGTCTTCGTCGAGCGTGATGATCTGCACCGGGATGTGCCGCGTCAGCGGATTATGCTTGAGCTGGCTCAGAACGGTCCAGCCGAGCATGTCCGGCAGGAAGACGTCGAGAGAGATCGCAGCCGGTTGATACTGTTTGGCAAGATCCAGTGCCTCGGCGCCGCGGCTGGCGGTCAGGACCTTGAAGCCCCTGTCGCGCGCGAGGTCGATCAGGACGCGCGCGTAGTGTGGATCGTCCTCGACCACGAGCAGGATCGTATCGCCGGGTTCGAGATCGAGACGATCGTCCGGCGGGGGCTCGATCCCGCGCTCTGGCGCGGCCGCTTGCTGTAGGGCTGGAGGTTGAACGTAGGGAACGGGCGATGCCGGACTGACGCGCGGCGCCGTTGCGGGACCTGAATATTTGAGCGGCAGATACAGCGTGAAGGTGCTGCCCTTGCCGGGGGCGCTCTTGAGGTGGATCTCGCCGCCCAGGAGGTTGGCGAGCTCGCGGCTGATCGCGAGCCCGAGACCAGTGCCACCATATTTGCGGCTCGTGCCGGCATCCGCCTGCTGGAACGCCTCGAAGATCAGCTTCTGCTTGTCTTGCGGAATGCCGATGCCGGTGTCCGAGACTTCGAACGCGATCACGGCCGGTGCCGTGTTGAGCACCGGATGTTCTGCGCTCCATCCGCCGAGCGCCGCAGACACCTTCAAGCGCACCCCTCCTTCGGCGGTGAACTTGAAGGCGTTCGAGAGCAGATTCTTCAGCACCTGCTGCAAGCGCTTGGAATCCGTGACGATGCTACGCGCAAGGTTCGGGTCGACGTCGATGTTGAAGGCGAGCAGGCGATTTTCCGCCTCGTGGCGGAACGGACGCCCCACGGTCTCCAGGAGGTTGGTGGTGAGGATCTCCTCGGCGTCGACCGTCACGGTGCCGGACTCGATCTTCGAGAGATCGAGGATGTCGCTGATCAGATTGAGCAGATCGGTGCCGGCGCCATGGATGGTGCGGGCGAACTCGACCTGCTTGAGCGTGAGATTGCCGTCCGGATTCTCGGTCAGCTGCTGGCCGAGGATCAGGATGCTGTTGAGCGGCGTGCGCAGCTCGTGCGACATGTTGGCGAGGAACTCGGACTTGTACTTGGATGTCAGCGCGAGCTCGGTCGCCTTTTC
It encodes the following:
- a CDS encoding FdhF/YdeP family oxidoreductase; amino-acid sequence: MSEKAKIQDYRAPAGGWGSVHAVASILTQEEVTLLGSEILLKQNKPGGFMCVSCSWAKPAKPHPFEFCENGAKATAWEITGKTVGPEFFARHSLTELRSWSDHQLEEQGRLAHPMRYDAAADRYVAVSWDEALRDIGAELNRLDPRSVVMYTSGRASLETSYMYQLFGRMYGTNNFPDSSNMCHESTSVALPEVIGVPVGTVLLEDFDKADCFFFFGQNTTTNSPRMLHPLQKAAQRGVPIITFNPLRERGLERFTNPQNPIQMVLTGGTRISTQYHQLRMGGDGAALLGLCKAVIEADDAAVATKSPPVLDVAFIERHTSGFEAFATCCRQASWSDIERSSGLTRGAILEAAKVYAGSHAVIANYGMGITQHRHGVETAKMIVNLLLLRGNIGKPGAGISPVRGHSNVQGQRTVGISEKTKLVPLDKLAELYSFEPPRWDGLSTVDACQGIIKGDVKGFVSLGGNFLRAVPERSLMEPAWSKLRLSVQIATKLNRSHIVPGEVTYLLPCLGRIEIDRQAGGDQAVSMEDSTTCIHGSRGQRQPVAETLLSEPAIVAGLAKATLKPNPRVDWDAWVGDYARVRDAIERTYPEQFKDFNKRLFEPGGFPRPLGARERKWKTPTGKANFTVPKAALNPPEEGNGVYQLMTLRADGQFNTTIYNEDDRFRGVTGGRQIVFMNASDMADLGIKQGEPVRLSTEADDGVERSLGGLQAVAFDIPRYSVAAYYPECNGLIPLWHYAEGSKVPAAKSIPVRISRDMA
- a CDS encoding HWE histidine kinase domain-containing protein, which translates into the protein MEHAKVNILLVDDQPAKLLAYEVILKELGENLVVATSGREALEILLKNEIAVILVDVCMPELDGFELAQMIREHPRFQKIAIIFISAIQVSDFDRLRGYEMGAVDYVPVPVVPEVLRAKIKVFAELYRKTRELEHLNLELEDRVRARTAELERSTAKLVESEQRRSMAIAAGRMGSWDWDGVNGDWMWDEGQYRIFGVTPQNFELNTVNIMALLHREDAERARQVVAEFSRGATSYEAEFRIHRPDGEERWCVGTAAATTDRTGRVVRVSGVTIDITERKRAEERQNLLTREVDHRAKNALTLAQSIVRLTKADSVKTYVNAVEGRISALARVHTILSLSSWEGAKIGRLVAEELAPYATGGQVAFDGVDLQLEPATAQTLALALHELVTNSAKYGALSVRSGHLSVKWSIEDERLDLIWIETGGPLVRAPTSRGFGTRSLMASVESQLGGRASFDWRPEGLVCRLVVPLRPGATPPEITSPCATAAPGDARQRAAG